In Zea mays cultivar B73 chromosome 7, Zm-B73-REFERENCE-NAM-5.0, whole genome shotgun sequence, the following proteins share a genomic window:
- the LOC100281401 gene encoding transparent testa 12 protein, whose amino-acid sequence MDSTTTAPLLQPSAASSKEGPGPAPAQHGEGSRELEAILADASKPWAWRAWEGARLELPLLLRVALPAVAVYMINFVMSMSTQIFCGQLGNLELAASSLGNTGIQPLAYGLMLGMGSAVETLCGQAYGAHKHRMLGVYLQRSTVLLMATAVPLTVVYAFSERILVLLGESERISRAAAVFVYGLIPQIFAYAANFPIQKFLQAQSIVAPSAYISVATLALHLGLSWVAVYRLGLGLLGGSLVLSFSWWVIVAAQFGYIVTSARCRDTWTGFTTQAFSGLGTFFKLSAASAVMLCLETWYFQIIVLIAGLLKNPELSLDSLSICMNVNAWVFMISVGFNAAASVRVGNELGAGNPRAAAFSVFMVTSLSFIAATVCAVVVLCLRDQLSYFFTGGEAVARAVSDLCPLLAATLVLNGIQPVLSGVAVGCGWQAFVAYVNVGCYYVVGVPLGVFLGFYLDLGAKGVWSGMVIGGTLTQTLILLWVTVRTDWNKEVENAKARLDKWDDKKQPLLVED is encoded by the exons ATGGACTCAACGACGACGGCGCCGCTGCTGCAGCCGTCCGCCGCCTCGAGCAAGGAGGGGCCGGGGCCGGCGCCGGCTCAGCACGGTGAGGGCAGCCGGGAGCTGGAGGCGATCCTGGCCGACGCGTCCAAGCCGTGGGCTTGGCGGGCCTGGGAAGGCGCCCGCCTggagctgccgctgctgctgcgGGTGGCGCTGCCGGCGGTGGCCGTCTACATGATCAACTTCGTCATGTCCATGTCCACGCAGATCTTCTGCGGCCAGCTCGGCAACCTCGAGCTCGCCGCCTCCTCGCTCGGCAACACCGGCATCCAGCCCTTGGCCTACGGCCTCATG CTGGGCATGGGCAGCGCGGTGGAGACGCTGTGCGGGCAGGCGTACGGCGCGCACAAGCACCGCATGCTGGGGGTGTACCTGCAGCGCTCGACGGTGCTGCTCATGGCCACCGCCGTGCCGCTGACCGTCGTCTACGCCTTCTCGGAGCGCATCCTGGTCCTCCTCGGCGAGTCGGAGCGCATCTCCAGGGCCGCCGCCGTCTTCGTCTACGGGCTCATCCCGCAGATCTTCGCGTACGCGGCCAACTTCCCCATCCAGAAGTTCCTGCAGGCGCAGAGCATCGTGGCGCCCAGCGCTTACATCTCCGTGGCCACGCTGGCGCTGCACCTGGGGCTCAGCTGGGTCGCCGTCTACAGGCTGGGCCTGGGCCTGCTGGGGGGCTCGCTCGTGCTCAGCTTCAGCTGGTGGGTCATCGTCGCGGCCCAGTTCGGGTACATCGTCACCAGCGCCCGGTGCAGGGACACCTGGACGGGATTCACCACGCAGGCCTTCTCGGGCCTCGGCACCTTCTTCAAGCTCTCGGCAGCGTCCGCCGTCATGCTGTGcttggagacttggtacttccagATCATCGTGCTCATCGCCGGCCTGCTCAAGAACCCGGAGCTCTCCCTCGACTCCCTCTCCATATG CATGAACGTGAACGCATGGGTGTTCATGATCTCCGTCGGGTTCAACGCCGCGGCGAGCGTGCGGGTCGGGAACGAGCTCGGCGCAGGCAACCCGAGGGCGGCGGCGTTCTCGGTGTTCATGGTGACGTCGCTGTCGTTCATCGCGGCGACGGTGTGTGCCGTCGTCGTGCTGTGCCTCCGCGACCAGCTGAGCTACTTCTTCACTGGCGGCGAGGCCGTGGCGCGCGCCGTGTCCGACCTCTGCCCGCTCCTCGCCGCCACGCTCGTCCTCAACGGCATACAGCCAGTCCTCTCCG GCGTCGCCGTGGGCTGCGGGTGGCAGGCGTTTGTGGCGTACGTGAACGTGGGTTGCTACTACGTCGTCGGCGTGCCGCTCGGCGTCTTCCTCGGCTTCTACCTCGACCTCGGCGCCAAG GGCGTTTGGAGCGGCATGGTCATCGGGGGAACCTTGACGCAGACGCTCATCCTGCTCTGGGTCACCGTCAGAACCGACTGGAACAAGGAG GTGGAGAACGCCAAGGCGAGGCTGGACAAGTGGGACGACAAGAAGCAGCCCCTCCTAGTCGAAGATTGA